TTTTAGTATGTGTAAAAACTATATTTGCAAAGATGAAATTTCAAACAAAATAGCTATCGATCCTTATAAAATTTCTTTTTTATATCCTGATGATTTTTCCAAACAAACATTTGATTTTATACTTCAAAAATGTATCATCATAGCACTTAGAACAAGAAAAGAATTTGTTTTTATCAGAGTAGAATGCGGGAGCAAAATTTTAGAATTTGCTCTAGAATCAAAGCGATTTAAACAAGAAAAACTAAGCTTGTATCAAGAGCTTTGCTTGGTTTTTGATGAAGAGGCTATTTGTTTCTTAAATTAACATAATTTAGAAATGTTTTCTTTAATTTATTACAAATATTCACATTTTTGTAATTTTCTTCATTAATTATTTTTAAATTTGTATAAAACACAAAAAAAGTCTTATATAATGTTTATAAATAACTTAAAGAAGGAGTGTTCATGCGTTATCAAAATACTCAAGGACTTTTTAAACCTAACAAACAACTTTCTCGCAATGCAAGAATAAAAAATTTATGTGAATATTATGATTTATGCGACGAGGTAAGGGAAGATTTCGAAGGCTTTTGGAAAAGACAAGCTCTTGAAAAAATTGATTGGTTTTCGCCTTTTTCTCGTGTTTTAAATGATGATAAAGCTCCATTTTATAAATGGTTTGAGGGTGGAACTTTAAATGTAAGCTATCAGTGTTTAGATCGCCATATGAAAACAAGACGCAACAAAGCAGCTATTGTTTTTGAAGGAGAAATGGGTGATTATGAGGTTTATACTTATCGTAGATTATTGCATGAAGTTTGTAAAGCAGCAAATTTGCTTAAACGCTTTGGTGTTAAAAAAGGCGATAGAGTTATAATTTATATGCCTATGATTCCAGAAACAGCTATTATCATGCTAGCTTGTGCAAGAATTGGAGCTATCCATAGTGTGGTATTTGGAGGCTTTTCACCTGAAGCTTTAAGAGATAGAATCATAGATGCAGGGGCCAAACTTGTAGTTACTGCCGATGGGGCTTTTCGTCGTGGCAAGCCTTATATGTTAAAACCTGCTGTTGATAAGGCTTTAAGTGAGGGTTGTGAAAGTGTAGAAAAAGTGCTTATAGTTATACGCAATAATGAGCCTATAGAATACATAAAAGGAAGAGATTATGTCTATAATGAGCTAGTAAAAAATGAATCTTATAAATGCGAGCCCGAAATTATGGATAGTGAAGATTTGTTATTTTTACTTTATACTTCAGGTTCTACAGGTAAGCCAAAAGGAGTAATGCATGCAAGTGCAGGTTATATACTTTGGGCGCAAATGACTATGGAATGGGTATTTGATATAAAAGATTATGATAATTATTGGTGTAGTGCGGATGTGGGTTGGATCACAGGGCATACTTATGTTGTTTATGGCCCTTTAGCATGTGGAGCGACTACTATTATGCATGAAGGAACGCCTACTTATCCAAATTCAGGACGTTGGTGGAGAATGATAGAAGAGTATCAAGTGAGCAAATTTTATACTTCGCCTACTGCTATAAGAATGCTTCATGCAGATGCTCCTGATGAGCCTAAAAAATATGATTTAAACACTCTTGAAGTGCTTGGAACTGTTGGAGAGCCTATCAATCCTAGCGCTTGGCAGTGGTTTTATGAAAATATAGGAAATTCAAAATGCTCCATCGTTGATACTTGGTGGCAAACTGAAACAGGAGGGCATATGATAACACCTTTACCTGGAGCTACTCCTTTAAAACCAGGTTGTGCTACCTTGCCTTTGCCAGGAATTTTTGCCGAGGTTATCGATGAGGAGGGCAATGTAAAAGATGTAGCCGAAGATGGTTTACTTTGTATTACCAAGCCTTGGCCTTCAATGATTCGTGGAATTTGGGGAGATGAAAACCGCTATATAGAAAGCTATTTTTCGCAAGCAAAAAAAGAAGGAAAGCCGGTTTATTTTAGTGGAGATGGGGCTTTTTATGATGATAATGGCTATATTACTATCACAGGAAGAACTGATGATGTGGTAAATGTTGCTGGGCACCGCATAGGAACAGCTGAAATAGAAAGTGCTATCGCTAAACATCCAAGTGTGGCAGAATCAGCAGTTGTAAGTGTGCTTGATGCGATTAAGGGTGAGTCTTTGTTTGCCTTTGTGGTTTTAAATCCAACTTCAAGTTGTGATTTAGGAGGGGCTATAGAAACCTTAAAAGAATTAAATGATATCTTAAGAGCAGAGATTGGGCCTATAGCTAAGATTGAAAAAATTCTTTATACTACAGGCTTGCCTAAAACAAGAAGTGGTAAGATCATGAGAAGAATTTTAAGAACCATAGCAAGGGGCGAGGAATTAAAACAAGATATTTCAACTCTTGAGGATTCAGGGGTGGTTCAAAGCATTATTGATGCAGCTAAAACAGGAATTCAATAAGGCAAAAAATCCTTTGCCTTATTTTTAAATACACGTTAAACTTAGTTTTGATTTATTTAAAAATTGTAGTTTTTGGTTATAATACCAAAAACAAATAAAGGATAATTATGCTTCAAACTTGTATTTTTCCTGCAGCAGGATATGGGACTAGGTTTCTACCCGCAACCAAAGCTTTACCTAAAGAGATGTTGCCTATACTTACCAAACCTTTGATTCATTATGGAGTGGACGAGGCTTTAGAAGCAGGTATGGATAATATGGGTTTTGTTACAGGTCGTGGAAAAAGAGCTTTGGAGGATTATTTTGATATTTCTTATGAGCTTGAGCATCAAATTTCGGGTACAAATAAAGAGTATTTGTTAAAAGATATCCGCTCTTTAATCCATCGTTGTACTTTTACTTTTACAAGACAAAATGAAATGCGCGGGCTTGGCGATGCGGTATTAAAGGGCAAGCCTTTAGCAGGAGATGAAGCCTTTGGTGTGATTTTGGCTGATGATTTGTGCATCAATGAAGAAGGTGTTAATGTAATGGCACAAATGGTTAAAATTTATGAAAAATATCGTTGTACTATTATAGCTGTTATGGAAGTTCCAAAAGAGCAAGTATCAAGTTATGGAGTGATTGCAGGAAATTTTGTAGAAGAGGATTTAATCATGGTAAATTCAATGATAGAAAAACCATCTCCTCAAGAAGCTCCAAGTAATCTTGCTATCATAGGAAGATATATTTTAACCCCTGATATTTTTGGAATTTTAGAAAATACTAAAGCGGGAAAAAATGGAGAAATTCAACTCACAGATGCGCTTTTAACCCAAGCAACCAATGGTATGGTTTTAGCTTATAAATTTAAAGGAAAACGCTTTGATTGCGGAAGCGTAGAGGGTTTTGTAGAGGCGACAAATTATTTTTATGAGAAAAGTAAATGTTAAATAATACTCTTTTTTTTAAAAAAAGTGAAATTCACGCTATAAGTTCTTATGCAAATCGTATCAATGATGAAGTAGAAAGTGGAGATGTAGGGTATTATCATCTTATCGATACAAGTTTAACTTTAATAGATGAAAGCTTAAATTTCATTCAAGATAAAGAACATATAAAAAATATCGTTTTAGTGGGTATGGGTGGCTCAAGTTGTGGCGTTAAAGCTCTGCGTGATATGCTTTTTGATGAAAAAAGTAATCAAAGAGAACTTTTTATACTTGATAATACCAGTTCGCATTCTTTTAATAAGACTTTAGAAAAAATCAAGCTTGAAGAAAGTTTGTTTTTAATCATCAGTAAAACAGGTAGTACCATAGAAGTAGTATCGCTTTTTAAGCTTCTTATTGAACATTTTAAGCTTGATATGCAAGAGTTAAAAAAATACTTTGTTTTCATCACAGATAAGGATTCTAAACTGCATAAAGAGGGTGAAAATTTAGGCATTAAATGCTTTTTTATCCCTGCAAATGTAGGAGGGCGTTTTAGCATACTTTCAGCTGTGGGTATAGTGCCACTTTGTTTTTGTGGTTATAATGCTAAAGCTCTTTTAGAAGGAGCTAAAGCGTGCTTTGAGGATTTTTTCATACATAAAAAAGATGAGATTTTACAAAAGGCTTATCATTATTGTACTCACAAAAGTGCAAATATCAATGTACTTTTTTCTTACAGCGATGCTTTTAAGGGTTTTAATGAATGGTATATCCAGCTTATTGCTGAAAGTTTGGGTAAAAAACAAGGCTATAAACGCATAGGTTTAACCCCTATCGCTCTTATAGGAGCAAGGGATCAGCACAGCTTTTTACAACTCATTATGGATGGGCCAAAAAACAAAACTATTACTTTTTTAAAAATCAAAGATAGCCAAAAGGCTCCGGTTATACCCGATATCCATTTTAAATTTTTAGATGATTTGAGCAATAAAGTCAATTTGCACGATCTTTTAAATGCTCAATGCGATGCGACAATGCATGCTTTGATCGCTGAAAATTTGAGTGTCGATATAATAGAACTTGAAAAATTAGATGCGTGGCATGCGGGATATTTGATGTATTATTATGAGCTTTTTACTTCGGCTTGTGGGGTAATGCTAGGAATTAATACTTATGATCAGCCTGGGGTTGAGGTTGGGAAGTTGATTTTAAAAAATATTTTAAAATCATAGTAAATTTTAAATAAAAAGAGTATAATAGAAATAAGTAAAATTAATAATAAAAATTTTTAACTAATAATAATTATTATTTAAGAATTTTTTGTTATAATTTTAAAAATTAAAAAAAGGAGTTAACATGTCAGTAACAAAACAATTATTACAAATGCAAGCAGATGCTCATCATTTATGGGTTAAATTTCACAATTATCATTGGAATGTTAAAGGTTTACAGTTTTATTCAATTCATGAGCACACTGAAAAAGCTTATGAAGAAATGGCAGAACTTTTTGATGATTGTGCAGAAAGAGCTTTACAACTTGGTGAAAAAGCTATCACCTGCCAAAAAACTTTAATGGAAAATGCAAAAAGCCCAAAAGTAGAAAAAGATTGTTTCACTCCAGTTGAAGTGATGGAGTTGATCAAAAAAGATTATGAATACCTTTTGGCAGAATTTAAAAAATTAAACGAGGAAGCTGAAAAAGCTAGCGATACTACTACAGCTGCTTTTGCTCAAGAAAATATAGCAAAATACGAAAAAAGCCTTTGGATGCTTTCTTCAGCTTTGCAAAATACTTGCCAAATGTAATTTCAAGGGGCTTTTTGCCCCTTTATGATTTAAAATAAAATTTCTTATTTTCTCTATTATCTTAATTTAACCGCAATAAATATTCTTAATATCAAAATATTGTTGTAAATTTTTCTTTCTTATATATTTAAAAGAATGGATTAAAACTAGTAAAAACAAGAGTAAACATTCTTATTGTCTTACTTTGGCTTTATTTATAAAATAATTTTTGTTAATATTTTAAAAATTGTAGAGAAAAACTTTGAAAGATTTTAAAAAATATATTGCCAATTCTAAACTAACACGCCTTGAAATTTTATACGATAGATTAGTCAAATCCGAAAACGGGATCACGATAAAAGAATTAGCTCAAGAACTTAATGTAAGCACTAAAACCATAAAAAGAGATATGCAAGAGATTTTAGAGCCTATGGGACTTGTTAAAAATGGTAAAAAATGGTACATTGATACAAGTAAAGATACACAAAAACAAGATGATAAAATCATCCTTGAAGTGCTTGATACTATGGCAAAAAGTGCTGGAAGTAGTTTTTACGCTAAGGCTCATCCTTTGCTTTCTCGATTTTCTCAAAATATTTCTAATCCTATTCATACTAGCTTAGATGCTGAAAAATTAGAAGAAAAAGACTTGAATCATTTTCAAATTCTTGAACAAGCTATTAGCACCAAAACGCAAATTGTTTTTAAATATGAAAATAAGCTTTTTCAAGTAAAGCCTTTAAAGCTTGCTTTTTTTAGTGGATTTTGGTATTTGCTTGCCTTTGATATGAAAAAAAGAGATATTTTTAAAAAATTTTATTTGAAAAATATACAAAATATCACCTTAACTCAAGAATCTTTTCAAACTGATGAAATTTTAGAAGCAAGACTTCGAAAGGTTAATTCTATATGGTTTAGTCTTGATAAGCCTTTTGTAGTAAGGCTTTTGGTGGAAGAGCCTGTGAGAAAATATTTTGAAAGAAAACCTTTAAATTCACAAATTATCACCGGTAAAGATAAAGATGGCTCTATAGAAATAGAACTTGAAATCAATCATGAAATGGAAATTTTACCTTTGGTGTATTATTATATACCTTATATAAAGGTTTTGGAGCCTGATTTTATAGCGGATAAAGTCAAAGAAGTGGTTAAGGATTATCTTGAGCAAATAA
The window above is part of the Campylobacter coli genome. Proteins encoded here:
- a CDS encoding transcriptional regulator, whose protein sequence is MKDFKKYIANSKLTRLEILYDRLVKSENGITIKELAQELNVSTKTIKRDMQEILEPMGLVKNGKKWYIDTSKDTQKQDDKIILEVLDTMAKSAGSSFYAKAHPLLSRFSQNISNPIHTSLDAEKLEEKDLNHFQILEQAISTKTQIVFKYENKLFQVKPLKLAFFSGFWYLLAFDMKKRDIFKKFYLKNIQNITLTQESFQTDEILEARLRKVNSIWFSLDKPFVVRLLVEEPVRKYFERKPLNSQIITGKDKDGSIEIELEINHEMEILPLVYYYIPYIKVLEPDFIADKVKEVVKDYLEQISK
- the acs gene encoding acetate--CoA ligase, whose amino-acid sequence is MRYQNTQGLFKPNKQLSRNARIKNLCEYYDLCDEVREDFEGFWKRQALEKIDWFSPFSRVLNDDKAPFYKWFEGGTLNVSYQCLDRHMKTRRNKAAIVFEGEMGDYEVYTYRRLLHEVCKAANLLKRFGVKKGDRVIIYMPMIPETAIIMLACARIGAIHSVVFGGFSPEALRDRIIDAGAKLVVTADGAFRRGKPYMLKPAVDKALSEGCESVEKVLIVIRNNEPIEYIKGRDYVYNELVKNESYKCEPEIMDSEDLLFLLYTSGSTGKPKGVMHASAGYILWAQMTMEWVFDIKDYDNYWCSADVGWITGHTYVVYGPLACGATTIMHEGTPTYPNSGRWWRMIEEYQVSKFYTSPTAIRMLHADAPDEPKKYDLNTLEVLGTVGEPINPSAWQWFYENIGNSKCSIVDTWWQTETGGHMITPLPGATPLKPGCATLPLPGIFAEVIDEEGNVKDVAEDGLLCITKPWPSMIRGIWGDENRYIESYFSQAKKEGKPVYFSGDGAFYDDNGYITITGRTDDVVNVAGHRIGTAEIESAIAKHPSVAESAVVSVLDAIKGESLFAFVVLNPTSSCDLGGAIETLKELNDILRAEIGPIAKIEKILYTTGLPKTRSGKIMRRILRTIARGEELKQDISTLEDSGVVQSIIDAAKTGIQ
- the galU gene encoding UTP--glucose-1-phosphate uridylyltransferase GalU, with the protein product MLQTCIFPAAGYGTRFLPATKALPKEMLPILTKPLIHYGVDEALEAGMDNMGFVTGRGKRALEDYFDISYELEHQISGTNKEYLLKDIRSLIHRCTFTFTRQNEMRGLGDAVLKGKPLAGDEAFGVILADDLCINEEGVNVMAQMVKIYEKYRCTIIAVMEVPKEQVSSYGVIAGNFVEEDLIMVNSMIEKPSPQEAPSNLAIIGRYILTPDIFGILENTKAGKNGEIQLTDALLTQATNGMVLAYKFKGKRFDCGSVEGFVEATNYFYEKSKC
- a CDS encoding glucose-6-phosphate isomerase, whose product is MLNNTLFFKKSEIHAISSYANRINDEVESGDVGYYHLIDTSLTLIDESLNFIQDKEHIKNIVLVGMGGSSCGVKALRDMLFDEKSNQRELFILDNTSSHSFNKTLEKIKLEESLFLIISKTGSTIEVVSLFKLLIEHFKLDMQELKKYFVFITDKDSKLHKEGENLGIKCFFIPANVGGRFSILSAVGIVPLCFCGYNAKALLEGAKACFEDFFIHKKDEILQKAYHYCTHKSANINVLFSYSDAFKGFNEWYIQLIAESLGKKQGYKRIGLTPIALIGARDQHSFLQLIMDGPKNKTITFLKIKDSQKAPVIPDIHFKFLDDLSNKVNLHDLLNAQCDATMHALIAENLSVDIIELEKLDAWHAGYLMYYYELFTSACGVMLGINTYDQPGVEVGKLILKNILKS
- a CDS encoding Dps family protein, producing MSVTKQLLQMQADAHHLWVKFHNYHWNVKGLQFYSIHEHTEKAYEEMAELFDDCAERALQLGEKAITCQKTLMENAKSPKVEKDCFTPVEVMELIKKDYEYLLAEFKKLNEEAEKASDTTTAAFAQENIAKYEKSLWMLSSALQNTCQM